One window of the Janthinobacterium sp. PAMC25594 genome contains the following:
- the petA gene encoding ubiquinol-cytochrome c reductase iron-sulfur subunit — MSNEKQVDSGRRGLLVATCAAGSVVGLATAGALVSTFQPSERAKAAGAPVEVDITTLQPGEMRTVEWRGKPVWILKRTPEMIASLKKTDGKVADANSQRNPAEFTPEYCMNEARSIKPEILVAVGICTHLGCSPSSKFTPGPQPSLPDDWEGGFLCPCHGSTFDMAGRVFKNKPAPDNLQVPRHMYLSDTKLLIGKDEKGEA, encoded by the coding sequence ATGAGTAACGAAAAGCAGGTCGATTCAGGCCGTCGCGGCTTGCTCGTCGCCACGTGCGCGGCGGGCAGTGTAGTTGGATTGGCAACCGCGGGAGCCTTGGTAAGCACCTTCCAGCCGTCGGAGCGCGCGAAAGCGGCTGGCGCGCCCGTCGAAGTAGACATCACCACCTTGCAACCCGGCGAAATGCGCACCGTCGAATGGCGCGGCAAGCCGGTCTGGATTCTGAAGCGCACGCCGGAAATGATCGCGTCCCTGAAAAAGACCGACGGCAAAGTCGCCGATGCCAATTCACAACGCAATCCCGCCGAATTCACACCCGAATACTGCATGAACGAAGCACGCTCGATCAAGCCTGAAATTCTCGTCGCCGTCGGCATCTGCACCCACCTGGGCTGCTCCCCTTCCTCGAAATTTACCCCCGGCCCGCAACCGTCGCTGCCCGATGACTGGGAAGGCGGCTTCCTGTGCCCTTGCCACGGCTCCACCTTCGACATGGCCGGCCGCGTGTTCAAGAACAAGCCGGCGCCGGACAACCTGCAAGTGCCGCGCCATATGTACCTGAGCGACACCAAATTGCTGATAGGTAAAGACGAGAAAGGCGAGGCTTGA
- a CDS encoding cytochrome bc complex cytochrome b subunit, producing MAAFKETKFPADAPVAEKALGWVDDRFPLTKLWNDQWGKYYAPKNFNFWYIFGSLAMLVLVLQIVTGIFLTMHYKPDAALAFNSVEYIMREVPWGWLVRYMHSTGASAFFIIVYLHMTRALLYGSYRKPRELIWLFGFAIFLCLMAEAFFGYLLPWGQMSYWGAQVIVNLFGAIPFIGPDLSLWIRGDYVVSDATLNRFFAFHVIAIPLVLLGLVAAHLIALHEVGSSNPDGIEVKENLGADGHPVDSIPSHPYYTVHDLFGVSIFLVIFSAVVFFAPEMGGYFLEYNNFLPGDSLKTPLHIAPTWYFTPFYSVLRATTADFMYVLMGAVAAYVVFIWLKSRLSTTVKSAIAGIAIVAIIGMLPQVLDAKFWGVVFFGGSVVILAFLPWLDHSPVKSIRYRPSWHKYVYAIFGLSFLILGYLGTQAPTDAKTIVSQVCTLIYFSFFLLMPWWSAMGKFKTVPSRVTFHPH from the coding sequence ATGGCTGCTTTCAAAGAAACGAAGTTCCCGGCAGACGCTCCCGTCGCCGAAAAAGCGCTGGGCTGGGTCGATGACCGCTTTCCCCTGACCAAGCTGTGGAACGACCAATGGGGCAAATACTACGCCCCGAAAAACTTCAATTTCTGGTACATCTTCGGCTCGCTGGCCATGCTGGTGCTGGTCTTGCAGATCGTCACCGGCATCTTCCTGACCATGCATTACAAACCGGATGCGGCCCTGGCCTTCAATTCCGTCGAGTACATCATGCGCGAAGTACCGTGGGGCTGGCTGGTGCGCTACATGCACTCGACGGGCGCCTCGGCCTTCTTCATCATCGTCTACCTGCACATGACGCGCGCCCTGCTGTACGGTTCGTACCGCAAGCCGCGTGAGCTGATCTGGCTGTTCGGTTTCGCCATCTTCCTGTGCCTGATGGCCGAAGCGTTCTTCGGCTACCTGCTGCCATGGGGCCAGATGTCGTACTGGGGCGCGCAAGTGATCGTCAACCTGTTTGGCGCCATCCCGTTCATCGGCCCTGACCTGTCGTTGTGGATCCGCGGCGACTATGTCGTCTCCGACGCGACCCTGAACCGCTTCTTCGCCTTCCACGTGATCGCCATCCCGCTGGTACTGCTGGGCTTGGTTGCAGCGCACTTGATCGCCCTGCATGAAGTCGGTTCGAGCAATCCGGACGGCATCGAAGTGAAGGAAAACCTGGGCGCCGACGGCCACCCGGTCGATTCGATCCCTTCGCATCCATACTACACCGTGCACGACCTGTTCGGCGTATCGATCTTCCTCGTCATTTTCAGCGCCGTTGTGTTCTTCGCGCCGGAAATGGGCGGTTACTTCCTGGAATACAACAACTTCCTGCCCGGCGATTCGCTGAAGACCCCGCTGCACATCGCGCCAACCTGGTACTTCACGCCGTTCTACTCGGTGCTGCGTGCCACCACGGCCGACTTCATGTACGTGCTGATGGGTGCCGTGGCGGCCTACGTGGTGTTCATCTGGCTCAAATCGCGCCTGTCGACGACCGTCAAGTCGGCCATCGCCGGCATCGCCATCGTCGCCATCATCGGCATGCTGCCGCAGGTGCTCGATGCGAAATTCTGGGGCGTGGTGTTCTTCGGCGGTTCCGTCGTGATCCTGGCCTTCCTGCCATGGCTCGACCATTCGCCCGTGAAATCGATCCGCTACCGTCCGAGCTGGCACAAATATGTGTACGCCATCTTCGGCCTGTCGTTCCTGATCCTCGGCTACCTCGGTACCCAGGCGCCAACGGATGCGAAAACCATCGTGTCGCAAGTGTGCACCCTGATTTACTTCAGCTTCTTCCTGCTGATGCCATGGTGGAGTGCCATGGGCAAGTTCAAGACCGTGCCGTCGCGTGTGACGTTTCACCCGCACTAA
- a CDS encoding cytochrome c1 → MKIAKKLLAILALVPAMALASEGGFPLDKAPDRQTNMAALQHGAKLFVNYCLNCHAAVSMRYNRLRDLGLTEDQIKQNLLFSGDKVGDLMTTSLAPQDAKAFFGVVPPDLSVISRAKSSSAGTGGDYLYTYLRTFYKDDTRPTGWNNMVVPNVAMPHVLWELQGVQTAKFVEETDPHEPSKKIHKFAGFEQVKPGTLNKIEYDNAVADLVGYMEWMAEPAQQTRKRLGVWVLLFLSVFALLAWRLNASFWKEVK, encoded by the coding sequence ATGAAGATTGCAAAAAAACTGCTCGCCATCCTGGCACTCGTGCCCGCCATGGCTCTCGCCAGCGAAGGCGGCTTTCCGCTGGACAAGGCACCTGACCGCCAGACCAACATGGCGGCGCTGCAACACGGCGCCAAATTGTTCGTCAACTATTGCTTGAATTGCCACGCCGCCGTGTCGATGCGCTACAACCGCCTGCGCGACCTGGGTTTGACGGAAGACCAGATCAAGCAGAATCTGTTGTTCTCAGGCGATAAAGTCGGCGACTTGATGACGACCAGCCTGGCACCGCAGGACGCCAAGGCCTTCTTTGGCGTCGTACCGCCGGATTTGTCGGTAATTTCGCGTGCGAAATCATCTTCCGCTGGCACTGGCGGCGACTACCTGTATACTTACCTGCGTACGTTCTATAAAGACGACACTCGGCCGACCGGCTGGAACAACATGGTCGTGCCGAATGTTGCCATGCCGCATGTATTATGGGAATTGCAAGGTGTCCAGACTGCCAAGTTCGTGGAAGAGACAGATCCCCACGAGCCCAGCAAGAAGATCCACAAATTTGCAGGCTTCGAGCAGGTCAAGCCCGGCACGTTGAACAAGATCGAGTATGACAATGCGGTAGCCGACCTGGTCGGCTACATGGAGTGGATGGCCGAACCGGCACAGCAAACACGCAAACGCCTGGGCGTATGGGTGCTGCTGTTCCTGTCGGTCTTCGCTCTGCTGGCATGGCGCCTTAACGCGTCGTTCTGGAAGGAAGTCAAATAA
- a CDS encoding glutathione S-transferase N-terminal domain-containing protein, which yields MMVLYSGTTCPFSQRCRLVLFEKGMDFEVRDVDLFNKPEDISTMNPYGQVPILVERELILYESNIINEYIDERFPHPQLMPADPLMRARARLMLFNFEKELFVHVHVLESERAKSNDKAHDKARAEIRDRLTTLAPLFLKNKYMLGDEFSMLDVAVAPLLWRLDHYGIELSKTAAPLMKYAERIFSRPAYIEALTPSEKVMRR from the coding sequence ATGATGGTTCTCTATTCGGGTACAACCTGCCCATTTTCGCAACGCTGCCGCCTGGTCCTGTTTGAAAAAGGCATGGACTTCGAAGTGCGCGACGTCGACCTGTTCAACAAACCGGAAGACATTTCGACCATGAACCCGTATGGCCAGGTGCCTATCCTGGTCGAGCGCGAACTGATCCTGTATGAATCGAACATCATCAACGAGTACATCGATGAGCGCTTCCCGCATCCGCAACTGATGCCGGCCGATCCGCTGATGCGTGCCCGCGCGCGCCTGATGCTGTTCAATTTCGAAAAAGAACTGTTCGTGCACGTGCACGTGCTGGAAAGCGAACGCGCCAAGAGCAACGACAAGGCCCACGACAAGGCACGCGCGGAAATCCGCGACCGCCTGACGACCCTGGCGCCGCTGTTCCTGAAAAACAAGTACATGCTGGGCGACGAATTCTCGATGCTCGACGTGGCTGTCGCGCCGCTGCTGTGGCGCCTGGACCACTACGGCATCGAACTGTCGAAGACGGCCGCGCCGCTGATGAAATACGCCGAACGCATCTTCTCGCGTCCTGCGTACATCGAAGCGCTGACGCCATCCGAGAAAGTGATGCGCCGCTAA
- a CDS encoding ClpXP protease specificity-enhancing factor — protein sequence MSEISTKPYMLRAIYEWCTDSGYTPYLAVKVDSRTTVPMEYVKKGEIVLNISFGATSGLKMDNDAVRFHARFGGVSREIYVPVDNVMAIYANENGQGMAFEPVLGNDDPDAQPTDSPASADLPPPALAPVSSAPTLSSVPTSSPEQRDNATPGDDEPPKKGGRPTLTRIK from the coding sequence ATGTCTGAAATCTCAACCAAACCTTATATGCTGCGCGCCATCTATGAGTGGTGCACCGATAGCGGCTACACGCCTTATCTCGCGGTCAAAGTCGATTCGCGCACCACGGTACCGATGGAATACGTGAAAAAGGGCGAAATCGTGCTCAACATCAGCTTCGGCGCCACCAGCGGCCTGAAGATGGACAACGACGCCGTCCGCTTCCACGCCCGCTTTGGCGGAGTCTCGCGCGAAATCTACGTGCCTGTCGACAACGTGATGGCCATCTACGCCAACGAAAACGGCCAGGGCATGGCCTTCGAGCCCGTGCTGGGCAACGATGACCCGGACGCGCAACCGACGGACAGCCCGGCCTCGGCCGACCTGCCACCGCCAGCGCTGGCCCCGGTCTCCAGCGCCCCGACCCTGTCGTCCGTGCCGACCAGTTCCCCCGAACAACGCGACAACGCCACGCCCGGCGACGACGAGCCACCAAAAAAAGGCGGCCGCCCGACCCTGACACGAATTAAATAG
- a CDS encoding virulence RhuM family protein has protein sequence MDNDVENTSQFLFYAASDGNVKVQVILGDETVWTTLKGMAEIFGVEENTIGYHVKNVYESNELAEIRTTRKIRVVRQEGTRQVNRELDFYNLDMIISVGYRVNSVQATTFRIWATAVLKEYLVKGFALNDDRLKQGSKLFGKDYFDELLERIREIRASERRFYQKITDLYAQCSIDYDKHAQITQVFYATVQNKFHFAIHGHTASELVKLRSDADKPNMGLTAWKNEKTGGKILKTDISVAKNYLSESELRNMNRLVSQYLDFAEGMAERQKAMTMEAWTKKLDDFLKFNEYEVLDGAGHVSADAAKKLAEAEFAKFRTIQDKEFTSDFDKVVNEIMIEGQIPPPKN, from the coding sequence ATGGACAACGATGTCGAAAACACATCTCAATTTTTGTTCTACGCTGCGTCTGATGGCAATGTAAAAGTGCAAGTCATCTTGGGTGATGAAACGGTCTGGACAACGCTCAAAGGGATGGCTGAAATTTTCGGTGTAGAAGAGAACACCATTGGCTACCACGTCAAAAATGTGTATGAAAGCAATGAGCTTGCGGAGATTCGAACTACTCGAAAAATTCGAGTAGTTCGTCAAGAGGGGACTCGGCAGGTAAATAGAGAGCTCGATTTTTACAATCTCGACATGATAATTTCTGTCGGATATCGAGTAAATTCTGTTCAAGCAACTACCTTCAGAATATGGGCAACGGCCGTCCTCAAGGAATATTTGGTCAAAGGCTTCGCGCTAAATGACGATAGATTAAAGCAAGGTAGCAAGTTGTTCGGCAAAGACTACTTCGACGAACTGCTTGAACGCATCAGGGAGATTCGGGCATCAGAGCGCCGCTTCTACCAGAAAATCACGGACCTATATGCGCAATGCAGCATCGACTATGACAAGCATGCGCAAATCACCCAAGTATTCTATGCAACGGTGCAAAACAAGTTCCATTTTGCCATCCATGGGCACACCGCTTCCGAATTGGTCAAGTTGCGTTCTGATGCTGACAAGCCCAACATGGGACTGACCGCTTGGAAGAATGAGAAAACCGGTGGGAAAATTCTTAAGACGGATATTTCAGTCGCCAAAAACTACCTTAGCGAGTCCGAACTGAGAAACATGAACCGCTTGGTGTCGCAATATCTCGATTTCGCAGAAGGCATGGCGGAACGTCAAAAGGCGATGACGATGGAGGCTTGGACAAAAAAGCTCGACGACTTTCTGAAATTCAATGAGTACGAGGTCTTGGATGGCGCCGGCCACGTCTCGGCCGATGCAGCTAAGAAGCTTGCCGAGGCTGAATTTGCTAAATTCCGCACGATACAAGACAAAGAGTTCACATCCGACTTTGATAAGGTCGTGAACGAAATAATGATAGAGGGACAAATTCCTCCGCCGAAGAATTAG
- a CDS encoding AAA family ATPase, with the protein MMADNHIGDQMGGFTLSKEDEAARLARIQLAQAGETARPFDRSMQRGERVVKIRCGADIKPLPITWLWPGWVPAGKLTILAGAAGTGKTTLALALAAVLTAGGRWPDGSQCKQLGNVLIWSSEDVADDTLVPRLIASGADLARCHFIEGIAQDGESAPFDPSQDIADLRRAVDAIGGVSLLLIDPIVSVVAGDMHRANDVRRSLQAVVDFADAHGCAVIGITHFAKGGAGKAPQDRVIGSQAFGALARMVLVTAKEEGSNRRVMARAKSNIAPDDGGVAYSLDLVTIAGGIEATHAVWEGVIEGTAREILGDVEHDDNGEAGEGRRDLERMLVDLLTENGGQMPAKQVKAEVSDAGYSWTAANNAKAKAGIESAKEPGSKSGGWNWYLPSKSPTTIHKNPEESEESAEKSTDSSDSCTDS; encoded by the coding sequence ATGATGGCGGACAATCATATCGGCGACCAGATGGGCGGCTTTACCTTGAGCAAGGAGGACGAGGCGGCACGCTTGGCGCGCATCCAGTTGGCGCAGGCCGGCGAGACCGCGCGACCCTTCGACCGGTCCATGCAGCGCGGCGAACGTGTGGTGAAAATCCGGTGCGGCGCCGACATCAAGCCATTGCCCATCACCTGGCTGTGGCCCGGCTGGGTGCCGGCCGGGAAGTTGACCATCCTGGCTGGCGCCGCCGGTACCGGCAAAACTACGCTCGCCCTGGCGCTGGCCGCCGTGCTGACCGCTGGCGGACGCTGGCCAGATGGCAGCCAGTGCAAGCAGCTGGGAAACGTGCTGATTTGGTCGAGCGAGGACGTGGCCGACGATACGCTGGTGCCGCGCCTGATTGCCTCCGGTGCCGACCTGGCGCGCTGCCACTTCATTGAGGGTATTGCTCAGGACGGGGAAAGCGCGCCGTTCGACCCGTCACAAGATATCGCCGACCTGCGCCGCGCGGTCGACGCCATCGGCGGCGTGAGCCTGCTGCTGATAGACCCGATTGTGTCAGTCGTCGCCGGTGACATGCACCGGGCCAACGACGTGCGCCGCAGCCTGCAGGCGGTGGTGGACTTCGCCGACGCCCACGGCTGCGCGGTCATCGGCATCACGCACTTTGCCAAGGGCGGCGCCGGGAAAGCACCGCAGGACCGCGTTATCGGCTCGCAGGCATTCGGCGCCCTGGCGCGCATGGTGCTGGTGACGGCCAAGGAGGAGGGCAGCAACCGGCGTGTGATGGCCAGGGCGAAGTCGAACATCGCGCCGGACGATGGCGGCGTGGCGTACTCGCTCGACCTGGTGACCATTGCTGGCGGCATCGAGGCGACGCATGCGGTATGGGAGGGTGTCATTGAGGGCACGGCGCGGGAAATCTTGGGCGACGTTGAGCACGACGACAACGGGGAAGCTGGCGAAGGCCGCCGCGACCTGGAGCGGATGCTGGTGGACCTGCTGACCGAGAACGGCGGCCAGATGCCGGCCAAGCAGGTCAAGGCGGAAGTGAGTGACGCAGGGTATTCATGGACGGCCGCAAACAATGCGAAGGCCAAGGCCGGTATCGAATCTGCGAAGGAGCCGGGCAGCAAGTCGGGCGGATGGAACTGGTATTTGCCGAGCAAGTCGCCGACAACAATCCACAAGAATCCGGAAGAATCAGAAGAATCCGCAGAAAAAAGTACGGATTCTTCTGATTCTTGTACGGATTCTTGA
- a CDS encoding plasmid recombination protein, translated as MTEGAHFLAVKPLSVKTTRASCADAVILNVMRHNARELQAEIGVGAESGIDASRIHLNVTLHGPATADGVASAARDAMREHGIVAPRKNATLGIEIVASLPAGLLIDHLAYFRDTAAWAQQHYRVPLLSAIVHNDESSPHLHLVLLPVRDGKLVGSELLGNRATMKAMQKDFHEQVAKQYGLRMPAAKKRHSTSQRAAGIALLRETLQANSGLTERAIDALLVPHAKNPEPLLVALGLAMPAPVVKGSFVATMTRKVRPESPDRIYKKSPIGHLRAQTAGVFLPENENSYALLGLPISAPNFPPSSNPTSASNSAPGQQASSSPAAQPSTSGMQRERSTTSIEQCSTDTGNPASPAPATRAMGNQTATLSHDATEPGKAGMALSTVCSTVEAIAVERSQQHAHQQVGQQSDHDAGLASAAPTKRPATKRQAKTVTAAPARPTSATPKRKRNAPKVASTTSTTSAPATAHHRAAGIEQSTASPAGQVATANTRKRTSKMAASTSPSPLTSTAGIAPAVDQVDTQTAKAGIQQACHQQDQQHRAHTIEEQAAPGGRPQTGDSGIEPTVDTPAKRSAAKGIVPADDTRAAQPAVAAAVPAHQHAPSIEHVTPCNAKVGHAAPARRAKTSTATPACAPAAPRAGKLSSTASRPAATPSTPSTSTRSTSSTAAPSSTAAPSTSTPKPKRTATLQQASSTPAQDTLPGKAAPVPDTPTGRRTTSRKASGTPAYATVCHATSSKPALGKGQYDAGADQPDEICRLADDEQAAARCARSTSSAAPVSVKQGNSRNYRNANQPDEIRTLGLAACSMQHAACSSISSASHSAEISAQCSWPKFSGQQHSPEYSGQLQVDQQANPRADDYDRHRDDDHPAEHWNVDVGEFVTAPATPGKHNAPHTSWPGADGLGDGWHEARPATLEAANASIRVTHSRR; from the coding sequence ATGACAGAGGGCGCGCACTTCCTGGCAGTCAAGCCGCTGAGCGTGAAGACCACGCGCGCGAGCTGCGCGGATGCCGTCATCCTGAACGTGATGCGTCACAACGCGCGCGAACTGCAGGCGGAAATCGGTGTTGGCGCCGAAAGCGGGATAGACGCAAGCCGCATCCACCTGAACGTGACCTTGCATGGCCCAGCTACCGCTGACGGCGTGGCCAGCGCCGCGCGCGATGCGATGCGCGAGCACGGCATTGTGGCGCCACGCAAAAATGCGACGCTCGGCATCGAGATTGTCGCCAGTCTGCCGGCCGGCCTGCTCATCGACCACCTTGCGTACTTCCGCGACACGGCGGCCTGGGCCCAGCAGCACTACCGCGTGCCGCTGCTGAGCGCCATCGTGCACAACGACGAAAGCAGCCCACATCTGCACCTGGTCCTGCTCCCGGTCCGCGACGGCAAACTGGTAGGCTCCGAGCTGCTGGGCAACCGTGCGACCATGAAGGCGATGCAAAAGGATTTCCACGAACAGGTGGCCAAGCAATACGGCCTGCGCATGCCGGCAGCGAAGAAGCGCCACAGTACCTCCCAGCGCGCCGCCGGCATTGCGCTGCTGCGTGAGACCCTGCAGGCGAACAGTGGACTGACCGAGCGCGCCATCGATGCGCTGCTGGTCCCGCACGCCAAGAACCCGGAGCCTCTGCTCGTGGCGCTGGGCCTGGCCATGCCGGCGCCGGTGGTCAAGGGTTCGTTCGTTGCGACGATGACCCGCAAGGTGCGGCCGGAAAGCCCCGACAGGATTTACAAAAAATCTCCTATAGGACATTTGCGCGCGCAAACGGCAGGTGTTTTTTTGCCTGAAAATGAAAACTCCTATGCTCTGTTAGGACTTCCAATTTCCGCGCCCAATTTCCCACCATCGTCCAACCCAACAAGCGCCAGCAATTCCGCCCCCGGCCAGCAAGCCAGCTCCAGCCCAGCGGCCCAGCCATCGACCAGCGGCATGCAGCGGGAGCGCAGCACCACCAGCATCGAGCAGTGCAGCACCGATACCGGAAATCCTGCATCGCCTGCGCCGGCCACCCGAGCGATGGGAAATCAAACTGCAACGCTGTCGCATGATGCAACCGAGCCAGGCAAGGCCGGCATGGCACTGTCGACGGTATGCTCGACAGTCGAGGCAATTGCAGTGGAGCGCAGCCAGCAGCACGCCCATCAGCAGGTCGGCCAGCAATCGGACCACGACGCAGGCCTGGCCAGCGCTGCACCGACGAAGCGCCCCGCCACCAAGCGCCAGGCCAAGACCGTGACGGCTGCACCGGCCAGGCCGACCAGCGCGACGCCGAAGCGAAAGCGCAACGCGCCAAAGGTGGCCAGCACGACGTCGACCACCAGCGCACCGGCGACCGCTCACCACCGGGCCGCTGGCATCGAACAGAGCACCGCCAGCCCGGCCGGCCAGGTGGCCACCGCCAATACGCGGAAGCGCACGAGCAAGATGGCCGCCAGCACCAGCCCATCACCACTCACGAGCACCGCCGGTATTGCGCCAGCTGTTGACCAGGTCGACACACAGACGGCAAAGGCTGGAATACAGCAGGCCTGCCACCAGCAGGACCAGCAGCACCGCGCGCACACCATCGAGGAACAAGCGGCGCCAGGTGGCCGCCCGCAGACTGGTGATTCTGGTATCGAGCCTACCGTCGACACCCCGGCCAAGCGCTCGGCCGCCAAGGGTATCGTTCCTGCCGACGACACCCGGGCCGCACAGCCTGCCGTCGCCGCCGCGGTGCCCGCTCACCAGCATGCGCCCAGTATCGAGCATGTAACGCCATGTAACGCCAAGGTCGGCCATGCAGCACCGGCCAGGCGCGCCAAGACATCGACCGCCACGCCTGCCTGCGCGCCAGCAGCACCGCGCGCCGGTAAGCTTAGCTCGACCGCCAGCAGGCCGGCCGCCACTCCATCGACGCCCAGCACCAGCACCAGGTCGACCAGCAGCACGGCCGCGCCCAGCAGCACGGCCGCGCCCAGCACCAGCACGCCAAAGCCCAAGCGCACCGCGACGCTGCAGCAGGCCAGCAGTACGCCAGCGCAGGACACCTTGCCCGGCAAAGCTGCGCCGGTACCTGACACACCGACCGGACGCAGGACCACCAGCAGGAAGGCCAGCGGCACGCCCGCCTATGCCACCGTGTGCCATGCCACCAGCAGCAAGCCCGCCCTGGGGAAAGGCCAGTACGATGCCGGTGCTGACCAGCCCGACGAAATTTGTCGCCTTGCCGATGACGAGCAGGCTGCTGCGCGATGCGCGCGGTCGACCAGCAGTGCGGCGCCAGTTAGCGTAAAACAGGGAAATTCCCGGAATTACAGGAACGCCAACCAGCCGGACGAAATTCGTACGCTTGGCCTGGCAGCATGCAGCATGCAGCATGCAGCATGCAGCAGCATCAGCAGCGCCAGTCACTCGGCTGAAATCTCGGCCCAGTGCAGCTGGCCTAAATTTTCAGGGCAGCAGCACTCGCCAGAATATTCTGGCCAGCTGCAGGTCGACCAGCAAGCCAACCCGCGCGCCGACGACTACGACCGCCACCGCGACGACGACCACCCGGCCGAACATTGGAACGTCGACGTTGGCGAGTTCGTCACGGCGCCGGCCACGCCAGGCAAGCACAACGCCCCGCACACCAGTTGGCCCGGCGCTGATGGCTTGGGCGACGGGTGGCATGAGGCCCGGCCCGCAACGCTAGAGGCGGCGAATGCATCCATTCGGGTTACGCACAGCCGGAGGTGA
- a CDS encoding DNA-binding protein, translated as MQANNQYPALVCENRTVIDTNEAAFHLGRKPQTLRKWACHEDGPLRPIRIYGRLAWSVADIKRIVSGEGGVQ; from the coding sequence ATGCAAGCCAATAATCAGTATCCCGCTTTGGTGTGTGAAAATCGCACCGTCATCGACACCAACGAAGCCGCATTTCACCTGGGCCGAAAACCTCAGACACTCAGAAAGTGGGCCTGTCATGAAGACGGCCCGCTGCGCCCTATCCGCATTTACGGCCGCTTGGCGTGGTCCGTGGCGGACATCAAGCGCATCGTTTCGGGAGAAGGCGGCGTCCAATGA
- a CDS encoding N-acetyltransferase, with protein sequence MAGTAPDFTTLTDTQLAQFAVAHQDALDIGGLVEADIVTAVAAGRASLERRPYGFAIIEQRPATGGTIPHLWLLFVAPEHQGKGLGHRFMRELLRQHATVYHMSLYCHGARRRAFFGRLGFRIESKDGEMRRMTTNTLR encoded by the coding sequence ATGGCCGGCACCGCACCTGACTTCACCACGCTGACGGACACTCAGCTGGCACAGTTCGCGGTGGCGCACCAGGATGCGCTAGACATTGGCGGCCTGGTTGAAGCCGATATCGTAACTGCTGTTGCCGCCGGCCGCGCCAGCCTGGAGCGGCGCCCGTACGGCTTCGCCATCATCGAGCAGCGGCCGGCCACCGGCGGGACCATTCCCCACCTCTGGCTGCTGTTCGTCGCCCCCGAGCACCAGGGCAAAGGCTTGGGGCACCGCTTTATGCGGGAGCTGCTGCGCCAGCACGCCACCGTGTACCATATGTCCCTGTACTGCCATGGCGCGCGGCGCCGTGCTTTCTTCGGCCGGCTCGGCTTCCGCATCGAAAGCAAAGATGGCGAGATGCGGCGCATGACAACGAACACGCTGCGATAG